The Alkalihalophilus pseudofirmus nucleotide sequence AGAAATTGATGAAGTAGACCAAGTGCTTGATTGGGTATGGTATCACACGAAAACTTTCTTCAATGAAGTTCTCTCAATTATTCAACGAGACGAGCAATAGTAAGGCCTGATAACTGAGCTCCGATAAGGGGCTTTTTTTAATGACCTTTATTAATAATCTTTTCTAATTGAGCGAGAAACGGGTCTAAAAAGAAATAATGAATGTATGGTATAATGATACAGTTGAGTGAAATGGCTTCATGAAATGACTTCAATGAGTTATTGCTTATATTGAAGACAATTCGTTTTGAATGAATAAAAGTTGTGTAAAATGACTAATACCTACAAAATTATGTATAGATTACGGGTAAACAATGAAAGTAGTAGTTGAATGCTAATGGTTTGGAGGAAAGTGCCATGTTCCCATTCGAGGATTATACGTGGCTCAATTATATTGGGCAGGTTGTAGATATTTTACTTGTCACATACGTTGTGTACAAGCTCATTATGATCATACGCGGCACACGAGCAGTACAGCTTGTTAAAGGGATAACCGTTATCCTCGTTGTATGGTTTATAAGTAGATTTTTTGGCCTTAGAACGCTTGAATTCCTCATGTCTCAAACCTTAACTTATGGTTTGTTAGCGATTATTATCATCTTCCAGCCGGAATTGAGACGTGCGCTTGAACAACTGGGCCGAGGACGCTTTTTCTCAAGCAGAACACCACCAGAAGATGATTCTACGAAAAAATCAATTGAAGGCATCGTAAAGGCTTCTGTTTATATGGGGAAACGTCGCATTGGAGCGTTAATGTCTGTTGAACGAGAGACGGGGATGTCTGATTATGTGGAAACAGGTATTGCAATGGACGCTCACTTAACATCAGAGCTATTAATCAACACTTTTATCCCGAATACTCCTCTGCATGACGGAGCCGTTATTATTAAAGGAGATAAGATATTGGCTGCAGGTTGTTATCTTCCTTTATCTGAGAATCCATTTATCTCAAAAGAACTCGGGACGCGTCACAGAGCAGCGCTTGGAGTCAGTGAGGTTACAGATTGTTTAACGATCATTGTCTCAGAAGAAACGGGTGCGATTTCATTAACTAAAAATAGTGAATTGCACAGGGATCTAGATGAAGAACAATTAAGGTTATTGCTAGAAAATAATTTGTTAACAGAAAGCAAGCAGCAAACATCTTCTCGCTGGAAGTGGGGAGGGAAGAAGAATGGATAAACTATTTAACAGTCATTGGTTTGTAAAAATTATTTCCTTCTTTATTGCTTTGATGTTATTTGCGATGGTGAATATGGATGATTTGACCAGCCAGCCTGGCATATTGCCATCCTTAAGTGATAGAACTTCAACGCTTGAAGAAGTGGAAGTTTCTGTTTTATATGATGAAGAGAATTTTGCAATTGTCGATCAAACCGAGCATGTTCAGGTGAAATTAAGCGGCTCTCAAAGTGCAATCGCATTTTTTCAGCTGATGAGACCGACATATGAGGTTTTTGTAGATGTTACAGAGAGACAAGAAGGAGTACATACACTAAGCATTCAACATAGAGGGTTTCCGGGTGATTTATCCGTTTCTATTGTGCCTCAATTTGCTAGAGTGGAACTCCAAGAAAAGCAAACCGTGTCTATCCCGGTTGATGTAGAGCTTGTCAATACTGATGGGGTAAAGGAAGGCTATTCAGTAGGCACGCCGATGGTTTCTCCTGTTAATGTCACAGTGACAGCAGCGAGGGAAGTAGCTGCTGAAGTAGCAGATGCTAAAGCTTATGTAGATGTGACAGACGCAGATAAAATGCTTGAGGAAGCCGTACCGGTTAAACTGTATGACAGCAGCGGAAATGAGCTTCACTTAGATGTAGAACCAGGTATTGTTGATGTAAGGGTGCCTGTCACAAGCCCTAATAAAAGTGTGCCGATTAAAGTCTCACGCGAAGGCGAGCTTGAAGAAGGCTTAAGTATCGAGTCAGTAAACGTTGAACCAAAAGAAGCGGTTATCTACGGTCCCTTTGATGTGATCGAGTCGATAAATGTGTTAGAAGGATTAACGAT carries:
- a CDS encoding CdaR family protein, producing the protein MDKLFNSHWFVKIISFFIALMLFAMVNMDDLTSQPGILPSLSDRTSTLEEVEVSVLYDEENFAIVDQTEHVQVKLSGSQSAIAFFQLMRPTYEVFVDVTERQEGVHTLSIQHRGFPGDLSVSIVPQFARVELQEKQTVSIPVDVELVNTDGVKEGYSVGTPMVSPVNVTVTAAREVAAEVADAKAYVDVTDADKMLEEAVPVKLYDSSGNELHLDVEPGIVDVRVPVTSPNKSVPIKVSREGELEEGLSIESVNVEPKEAVIYGPFDVIESINVLEGLTIDLDEITESETFTMELPVPAGVQTIDPEVVEVTVNVAEEESRQWSDVSIEMIGASDETDVRFNEGEDDTLSIIAHGAETNLDQFSVDDIQVYIDVSGLSEGEHSVPIQINGPQNIRFSVSKTNVEVIVSDQSESE
- the cdaA gene encoding diadenylate cyclase CdaA is translated as MFPFEDYTWLNYIGQVVDILLVTYVVYKLIMIIRGTRAVQLVKGITVILVVWFISRFFGLRTLEFLMSQTLTYGLLAIIIIFQPELRRALEQLGRGRFFSSRTPPEDDSTKKSIEGIVKASVYMGKRRIGALMSVERETGMSDYVETGIAMDAHLTSELLINTFIPNTPLHDGAVIIKGDKILAAGCYLPLSENPFISKELGTRHRAALGVSEVTDCLTIIVSEETGAISLTKNSELHRDLDEEQLRLLLENNLLTESKQQTSSRWKWGGKKNG